Sequence from the bacterium genome:
TGTTCAGCGGTTGGATCTCCAGATTGACGACCCCGCCCACCTCCGCCAGCAAACGATTCAAGATGCTGGTCGCCTGGTGGAAAAACTCGTCAATCAATGTAAACCGCTGGGTCGAAAGTTCCGCATCGGGGATGAGGTGACCGCCAATAACGATCTCGCCGACTACCTCGAGGACTTAAAGTGGGTCGTCGCCGGGTTAGACTACTCAACGCGCGGCGGAGGCAATGCCAATGCCCTATCCTCAGCTCGAACCAGACTCATGGAATCCGCCAACCGCCTGTTGCAGACTCTCGACCGAATCTATAAGGCCCAGGCGGCCGGCGACTACATCGCCATCGCCGATGAGATTGAGTATGATCTATTTGACCAGCTCACCGGCTGGGTGCCCCTGCTCGGTCAGGCAAAGCGCGAAGTTCAGGCGTTGTCAATGGAGAAATGACAACTTACGAGTCTGGCTAAGAATGGTTCCTCACCCAGTTCCAGAAAAATTAAAGTTCCTGTGCTCGCTTTCCGATACTATGGGTGGATGAATTCACTGACCGGTACCCCCGGAATTGCGAAACCACAGGAGCAGGACACCATGACAAGAGGAAGAGGACTGTCGGCGCCGCGACTCTATTCCATCGGACAGGTCAACGCCATTACGGGTATTCCCAAGCCGACCATCCGCTATTGGGAGAAGGAGTTCAACAGCTTCCTCGATCCGTTGCGGACGACGGGTAACCAACGGCGCTATGACGAGAAAGCAATTTCAGATCTTGAGAAGATCAACTACCTCGTGAAGGTCCAGGGCTATACCATCGAGGGCGCTCGTCGCAAGCTGGAACTGCTGCGAAAGATCGAGAACAGCGAAGTGCCGCCCTCCGATCCGGTTGCCGAACTGGCGCGTGCCATGTCGCAATACCTTCTGAAGAAGCTGGTCAAAGAGTAGCAAGAAAGCAAACAAAGATAGAAGGAGTTCCTTGAGCCATGTCCACAAGGATTAATCACAATCTGCTTTCGCTCGCGAGCCAGCGGTCCATCTGGGCCACCCAGAATGACCTCGACCGAGCGGTCCAGCGATTGTCCAGCGGCCTAAGAATCAACTACGCGTGGGACGATCCGACCGGGCTGGGTATCTCCG
This genomic interval carries:
- a CDS encoding MerR family transcriptional regulator, which encodes MTRGRGLSAPRLYSIGQVNAITGIPKPTIRYWEKEFNSFLDPLRTTGNQRRYDEKAISDLEKINYLVKVQGYTIEGARRKLELLRKIENSEVPPSDPVAELARAMSQYLLKKLVKE